One genomic region from Pseudoduganella lutea encodes:
- a CDS encoding hybrid sensor histidine kinase/response regulator, with protein MNNVPNKECSLGLTSGAPGHPVGNVTKLLIVDDLPENLRALNAIIRADNRAVYQASSGEEALALLLEHDFALAILDVQMPGMDGFELAELMRGTDKTRHIPIVFVSAAGKELNYAFKGYETGAVDFLYKPLDPDAVRSKVNVFVDLHCQRMEIRRRVEEQHTMMNELRAAQEELRYALRVRDEFMSMVAHELRTPLNTLFLGTQMRKMQLERGNLEAFGKPALEKMVEGDGRQIQAMIRLIDDMMDVSRIRSGVLSIRPAWTELQAMLRRLTDDLSRQAQDAGTTFELEAPETVSGWWDEFRIEQVIVNLLTNALRYGGGKPVRIRLTTSDTEARVDVIDQGPGIDEAMQARIFLPYERVAGNGVPSGLGLGLYISRQLAEAHRGTLTVASRPGEGSVFTLALPRQEKPAA; from the coding sequence ATGAATAATGTGCCCAACAAGGAATGCAGCCTGGGGTTGACGAGCGGCGCACCTGGACACCCCGTCGGCAACGTGACGAAGCTGTTGATTGTCGACGACCTGCCGGAAAACCTGCGCGCGCTGAACGCCATCATCCGGGCGGACAACCGCGCCGTGTACCAGGCGTCGTCCGGCGAGGAAGCGCTGGCGCTGCTGCTCGAACACGATTTCGCGCTGGCCATCCTGGACGTGCAGATGCCGGGCATGGACGGTTTCGAGCTGGCCGAACTGATGCGCGGCACGGACAAGACGCGCCATATCCCGATCGTGTTCGTGAGCGCGGCCGGCAAGGAACTGAATTACGCGTTCAAGGGCTATGAAACGGGGGCCGTCGACTTCCTCTACAAGCCGCTCGATCCCGACGCGGTGCGCAGCAAGGTCAACGTGTTCGTCGACCTGCATTGCCAGCGCATGGAGATCCGCCGCCGGGTCGAAGAGCAGCACACCATGATGAACGAGCTGCGTGCGGCCCAGGAAGAACTGCGCTATGCGCTGCGCGTGCGCGACGAGTTCATGTCGATGGTGGCGCACGAGCTGCGCACGCCGCTGAATACGCTGTTCCTGGGCACGCAGATGCGCAAGATGCAGCTCGAGCGCGGCAACCTCGAAGCGTTCGGCAAGCCGGCGCTGGAAAAGATGGTGGAAGGCGATGGCCGCCAGATCCAGGCCATGATCCGGCTGATCGACGACATGATGGACGTGTCGCGCATCCGCAGCGGCGTGCTGTCGATCCGACCCGCCTGGACCGAATTGCAAGCCATGCTGCGCCGCCTGACGGACGACCTGTCGCGCCAGGCGCAGGATGCCGGCACCACCTTCGAGCTCGAGGCGCCCGAGACCGTGAGCGGCTGGTGGGACGAGTTCCGCATCGAGCAGGTGATCGTCAACCTGCTGACCAATGCGCTGCGCTATGGCGGCGGCAAGCCGGTGCGCATCCGCCTGACGACCAGCGACACGGAGGCGCGGGTGGACGTGATCGACCAGGGCCCCGGGATCGATGAAGCCATGCAGGCGCGCATCTTCCTGCCCTATGAGCGGGTGGCCGGCAACGGCGTGCCTTCCGGGCTGGGCCTGGGCTTGTACATTTCGCGGCAACTGGCCGAGGCGCACCGGGGCACGCTGACGGTGGCCAGCCGGCCAGGCGAGGGTTCCGTGTTTACGCTGGCGCTGCCCCGCCAGGAAAAGCCAGCCGCCTGA
- a CDS encoding (2Fe-2S)-binding protein gives MKLNVNGQVREFDAEDDTPLLWVLREQLGLTGTKYGCGIAQCGACTVHIDGEAMRSCVRPVSTVTEQMKIVTIEGLSPDGSHPVQKAWAALDVPQCGFCQSGMIMAATALLKEKPKPTDADIDMAMTNICRCGTYNRVRKAIHVVARGGDAKSAGLAIEHREGSKA, from the coding sequence ATGAAGCTGAACGTGAACGGACAGGTCCGCGAATTCGACGCGGAAGACGATACCCCGCTGCTGTGGGTTCTGCGCGAACAGCTGGGCTTGACCGGCACCAAGTACGGCTGCGGCATCGCCCAGTGCGGCGCCTGCACCGTGCACATCGATGGCGAGGCGATGCGCAGCTGCGTGCGGCCGGTTTCCACGGTGACCGAACAGATGAAGATCGTGACGATCGAGGGCCTGTCGCCGGATGGTTCGCACCCCGTGCAGAAAGCGTGGGCGGCGCTGGACGTGCCGCAATGCGGCTTCTGCCAGAGCGGCATGATCATGGCCGCCACCGCGCTGCTGAAGGAAAAACCAAAACCCACCGATGCCGACATCGACATGGCGATGACGAACATCTGCCGCTGCGGCACCTATAACCGTGTGCGCAAGGCGATCCACGTGGTGGCGCGCGGCGGCGATGCGAAGAGCGCAGGTCTGGCCATCGAACACCGCGAAGGGAGCAAGGCATGA
- a CDS encoding DUF2244 domain-containing protein — MKRDWPIDGRREWLVRRNCSLTPRQTTVAWAALLCLSLAIGLFFTWQGAWYVLVFSAVEMTAVTAAFIVYSRHATDSDRIVYEDHVLYVQKVRGGHTSTISLDPTWLRIVAPQRRRDPILLIARGITVDVGTWLPEEPRRALARELRKELAQ; from the coding sequence GTGAAGCGCGATTGGCCCATCGATGGCAGGCGGGAATGGCTGGTGCGGCGCAACTGTTCGCTGACACCACGGCAAACCACGGTCGCATGGGCGGCGTTGCTCTGCCTGTCGCTGGCCATCGGGCTGTTCTTCACCTGGCAGGGCGCCTGGTACGTGCTGGTATTTTCCGCAGTGGAAATGACTGCCGTGACGGCCGCCTTCATCGTCTACAGCCGGCATGCCACCGATAGCGACCGCATCGTGTACGAGGACCATGTCTTGTACGTGCAAAAGGTGCGCGGCGGCCACACCTCCACCATCTCGCTCGACCCCACCTGGCTGCGCATCGTGGCCCCGCAACGGCGCCGCGACCCGATCCTGCTCATCGCGCGCGGCATCACCGTCGACGTCGGCACCTGGCTGCCCGAAGAGCCCCGCCGCGCGCTGGCGCGTGAGCTGCGCAAGGAACTCGCCCAATAA
- a CDS encoding chemotaxis protein CheB, protein MDDATLALALAKRRISAIVIGASAGGVNALIEILPGLPRAFPYPVLTVLHVMRARQNQLVEVFSQRLALRVEEAVDKGEPVAGTLYFAPADYHLSIEADRVFSLSLEPPVHFARPAIDITMETAADVYGPELVGILLTGANHDGAAGLAAIGRAGGLTVVQDPAEAQVSVMPNEAIRLRAPDLVLPLRDIRRLLQLSMENLQ, encoded by the coding sequence ATGGATGATGCCACCCTGGCGCTGGCCCTGGCGAAGCGCCGCATCTCCGCGATTGTCATCGGTGCTTCCGCCGGTGGCGTGAATGCGCTGATCGAGATCCTGCCCGGCTTGCCGCGCGCGTTCCCGTACCCGGTGCTGACGGTGCTGCACGTGATGCGCGCGCGCCAGAACCAGCTGGTGGAAGTGTTCAGCCAGCGCCTCGCCTTGCGCGTGGAAGAAGCGGTGGACAAAGGGGAGCCGGTGGCAGGCACGCTGTACTTCGCGCCGGCCGATTACCACCTGTCGATCGAGGCCGATCGCGTGTTTTCGCTGAGCCTCGAACCGCCCGTGCATTTTGCCCGGCCGGCGATCGACATCACGATGGAAACGGCGGCCGACGTGTACGGCCCCGAACTGGTAGGCATCCTGCTCACCGGCGCCAACCACGATGGCGCGGCGGGGCTGGCCGCGATCGGCAGGGCTGGCGGCCTGACGGTGGTGCAGGACCCGGCGGAAGCGCAAGTGAGCGTGATGCCGAATGAAGCGATCCGGCTGCGCGCGCCGGACCTGGTGCTGCCACTGCGGGATATCCGCAGGCTGCTGCAACTGTCGATGGAGAATTTGCAATGA
- a CDS encoding CheR family methyltransferase: MTTMQPIRAQHSDTDIELKMLMEAIYLKYSYDFRDYTGASQKRRVVHAMKEMRCETISQLQSRVLHEPAAFSELLQYLTIPVTEMFRDPTYFAALREHVMPVLSTYPSLKIWVAGCSTGEEVYSLAILLKEEGLLERSIIYATDINPQSLEKAKKGLFPLENMRAYTENYQAAGGRRAFSDYYTAAYNAALFDRSLAENVTFADHSLATDAVFAETQFISCRNVMIYFKKRLQERALGLFHESLCHRGFLGLGSKESIDFSPYGPLFEPIVKRERLFRKL; the protein is encoded by the coding sequence ATGACGACGATGCAGCCGATCCGTGCCCAGCACAGCGATACCGACATCGAGCTGAAAATGCTGATGGAGGCGATCTACCTGAAATACAGCTACGACTTCCGCGACTACACCGGCGCTTCGCAGAAGCGCCGCGTGGTGCACGCGATGAAGGAGATGCGCTGCGAGACGATCTCGCAGCTGCAATCGCGCGTGCTGCATGAACCGGCTGCGTTTTCCGAGCTGCTGCAATACCTGACGATTCCCGTCACCGAGATGTTCCGCGATCCGACCTACTTTGCCGCGCTGCGCGAGCACGTGATGCCCGTCCTGTCCACCTACCCGTCGCTGAAGATCTGGGTGGCCGGCTGCAGCACCGGCGAGGAAGTGTATTCGCTGGCCATCCTGCTGAAGGAGGAAGGGCTGCTCGAGCGCAGTATCATCTACGCCACGGACATCAATCCGCAGTCGCTGGAAAAGGCAAAAAAGGGGCTGTTCCCGCTGGAGAACATGCGGGCCTACACGGAAAACTACCAGGCCGCGGGCGGGCGGCGCGCCTTCTCGGACTACTACACGGCAGCGTACAATGCCGCTTTGTTCGACCGTTCGCTGGCCGAGAACGTGACGTTCGCGGACCATAGCCTGGCCACCGATGCGGTGTTCGCGGAAACGCAGTTCATCAGCTGCCGCAACGTGATGATCTATTTTAAAAAGAGGCTGCAGGAGCGCGCGCTGGGCTTGTTCCACGAGTCGCTGTGCCATCGCGGTTTCCTGGGCCTGGGCAGCAAGGAGAGTATCGACTTCTCACCCTATGGCCCGTTGTTCGAGCCGATCGTCAAGCGCGAGCGGCTGTTCAGGAAACTGTAA